Genomic window (Nicotiana sylvestris chromosome 7, ASM39365v2, whole genome shotgun sequence):
gaaatttgattatttgatagaaacttgacgggacggctcgcatggcgtgtatccatggacaccctatgatggcgttgtaggcTATCTCCTGGTTCATGACGTGGAACGTCATCTCCAGGGTGACTCCTCCTACCAAAACGGGTAGCACTATCTCTCCATAGGTTCGCtccactgcattattaaaaccagttagtgttatgcaacgcagtactattttatcctcgagcctcatCTGTATGATAACTCGTGGGTTTATAATACACGCGCCGCTTCCGTCATCCACAATTATTCTCTTTACGTCAGTATCTGCGATGCGTAAAGTAATAACCAAAgtatcatagtgagggaaagacaaaccgttggtattcgacttatcgaagatgatactatcttcgaggtcgtCATGTCGTTCGTGGGCAACTGTCCGTTTGAGTTTTGTGAGGTGGTGAAATTCACATGGTTGATTATCGTATCGTCGCCGCcaccaatgatcatttgtatggtacgagTTGGCGatggtggttttggaggtccctgAGGTTGATCGCGCCCACGAGCAAAGTTGACTCATCCTCGGTCGCCCAGCAGTTCTTTCAGGTGTCCCTGATTTAGCATTCTTACCACTTCTTGTCGTAAACCTATGCAGTCCTCGGTCTTGTGCCCCCTTTCCTTGTGGAATTCACACAGAATGTTCGATCTCCGGGTGCTCGGATCTGACTTCATCTTTTGCAGCCACTGCACCTTTGTTTTTAATTCGTACATTATTTTTGAAGGAGGAACACAAAATTTATGAGCAGATaatagtggaggcatacctcttttgtTTCAGTGTGGTGCAGTGTGTCGAGGCGCGACATCTTCATGTCGTGGAGGAGGTGGGTTGGATGTTCGGATATAGGGCTGgtgcctttctcgattgaaacgGGGTAGTTGGTCCCTTCGGCCGTCGTAGCGGCAATCTCTCCTTGCTTCGATTTGGACCGATGTTAGTCGCTAGATCGGGTCGTTCAGGTCTTCCTCGTCTGCCCTCACTTCGGCGCAATAGGCATTATGGATCTCTTCCGACGTGGTGGGGGGTACTTTATGAGTCTACTTAGCAGCTTTTTGGTTGCTTTTGACCCATTTCTGTTTAACCCATTTTGGAAAGCTGCTACCGCCATCCCTTCTGACAAGTTTGGTAGGCTCATCCTTACCCTATTGAATCGGGCTAGGAAATCCCAAAGTCTCTCGCTCGTCGTCTACCAGACGGCAAAGATATCATTTACCCTAGCTTCTGCCTTTTGTGCTCCCGCATGAGCAGTGACGAACTTATCTGCCATTTCTTCGAACGTTAATATCGATCGTGCTAgtagttgggaataccatgtCAACGCTCCCCCTATCAGAGTTTCGCCGAACTTTTTCAGCAGCACTGACGGCACCTGTTCTTTCGATAGATCGTTACCTTTTATTGCGGTAACGTAATGGATTAAGTGATTGTTTGGGTCTGTggtgccatcatatattttcaaatatggcggcattttgaaggtttttggaataGAGTGGGGAGCTGCCCCTTCATTATAGGCTTTTTCGACAAATTGGCCCACATCACGTTTTGGTAGCAACTTCGGAGTGCCAGGTATTTTATCAACCCTTTCCTGATGCTCTTTCATCTGGTCgcggagtgttttgttctcattttccatctcttccattttctttaagatggcctCAAGTGCATCGTTGCCTACATCAATGACATTATGAATGTTACCTATTCGTGGAGTTTCTGGCTCATCGGCGACATTTGCGGTTTCTGCGGGTGTTGTGCCTTCGATATCCCTTTGAACGGGTTTCCGAGTATATTGCTCAAGGTGTTTGTCAACCATTCTTCTAATATCCTTCTCACGGCCGGTGGTGCTTCTCCTGCTGCGGATGTTGAGGTTTCCCTTTCGCGCGAGACAGTTAGGCCCTCGTGGGGGGGAGATCTCTCCCTCAGGTGTAGCACTTGGCGTTGCGTTTTCGTTGTCTTCCCCACCGGCTTCATTGAGGGAATTCAAGAGGTTGTTCGTGACACTTATTATCGCCTTTATCCTTGTTTCTCACTTTCCCGCCATTGTTGGCCTTTGTGAGGCTCAGAAGAGGTGATTATTTCTTTCAAGAATCTAGACGAAACTAAGAtctcagctatagaaatccccacagacggcgccaaattgtttgactcaaaagatatcgaaacctttttgaataaatcaatcaaagaaaatgaaggggtaaatcttagctaaacataataatctctagaacaaaAGATAGACCAGGAGAATGTAGAGGATAAGAACTCTTTATCTCTTCAAAAAGAAACTTAAATAATAACCCAATCAATCCTTTATGTAAGCGAGTTTACAGCAAGTATTATGAGTTAGGAAGGATGTCCAAAGCCCCCTCCAAGGTTGTTTTACGCTCTATATATATAAGGGACCAAACCCTTCTAAGCTCTAAAAGACAAGTTATACGGAATATTGGAAAGAATATTCCTAAGGTCCCCTAATGGGCCTGCCCTACTGCAAGGGTCGTATAGTCTCTTGTTCGCCTTAAGGTCGTCCTCTGCAGGATGTCGAACTTCGAGGATCTCGTCGTTTGTCGTACTCATCAACGGTCGTGGTTGTTCAAATTTGGACTCATACATCCACCATTGAcagtcattaaaaagctttgaaactttgaattcgaatttgggtttttaaaaatcattatttgtttggattgggtgttgttgcaaacaattgagaatatggtttggagtttatatctcaattttgaggatgttttggtgaagattagagttgattttggttgaatttcatattgaaactcgtcgaagaagaagacatgatatacattacatttacgaaattgtagtaaaattatagaaaaattgtattctattatttaaatatatatttttttatttaactattgtatgaaagttgaacaacattgtataaaaattatatttaagttgtatgatattgtagtgtATATaattgagtagaaataatgtatgaaaattaaagataagttgtagataagttatataatatataattagttgtatgaaatttgtttttactatgtataaatcagatacaaaatatacaaaagacatattgtataaattttatataacatttgtatttaagttgtatattattgtagttgtatttaactgggtagaaataatgtgtgataagttgtaaataaattgtataatatataattagttggataaaatttatttttactatatatAAATGCATTGCATTACAGAGAAAATAGATTAGTTAGTTCGTCTTGTACTTTGACTAGAAAGTTACTAACTATGGAAATTATAGACAAATTTCTTCCCCCTCCTTCTTGCAAacgaaaagaaagaagaaaaagaacattTATGTGATTTTCGGCCAAAAAATTGCCCCTCTGTTGTAGTATACTCCTTTCCTGTTCTATTGCTGAAAAAAACAGTGATAATTACAATCTTTTCAGGTTCAACAAGATCTGTTACCAATTTACCATAAAGCTAAATTTCTCTTTTCAACGGCTAAATAACTTATGCTCCTATACATGTCTCTGCAtcctatacataccaaaatctaaaaatattatttttttaaatctaaAAATTTTGTGTCCATCAATTGTTAATGGGACCATTGTGAAGAAATTCATATTCTTCCTCTGCTCCTTTCAACAGTTGTATGAACATAGGATGGTTGATGTGCATCACAAGTATCACAAACTTTTGTTGCTCCTCTCGTTGACGTATTGCTGCAACACATCCTCTTGGAATGTCCTTTCAATTCCTCCTTCTCATGTCCATGAGATGAAAGTGAAAAGGCAGATGTAACTGGACCTGGAATCTCGAATGATGATGATGGTGTTCGTCTACGTTTCCCATCTCTTTCGAAATTAATAAGATCCAACCAAAGAAAATTAACAAGTGGTGGCTTTAATTTCTTGTTTGTTAAAGCAGAAAGATATTGTGTAATTAAGGATGGaaatattacaagaaaatgatCAGAGAGAGAAAGGCCAAGGATCAGAAGAAGAAATAGCTAGATTGAAGAGGCTGAGAGAAGAATCTGTTAAAGAGCTTGCAACGTTGTTCATTAGCTATATATCTAACTTTTTTACAATTTCTTGATCACCTTTAACGTAACTGCCACAGTCGCCATATCGTCGGTGATGTACACCAATATTTTATACACGACGACAGATTCATAATTTGATTTTTATGGGTATGATTTCGAGATTCTGTCActattttttttgatttattgAGTTAAAAATCAATTatttatatttaattatttattgaaTTCATACACATAAAtataagatttgaaagccaaagATATTGGCTCCGAATGAAAGCTAGAAGTTCTTTATCAAGAGAGAATCGGGAGAGAAGAGGGGAGAGGAGATAAAAAAAGAAAGGGTGTAACTAAATTCTTTGATTGAAGGCACAAATAATGGATTTAGGAGCCTTTTAAGGTGAATTGTATATATTTGGTAAACAAAACTTGTTTATGCCAGGTAATTAGTTAAACATGGACAttaagggtaataaagtttcaaatagtgtataggaatgaaaaaatcccaaaaatctaGAACGAGGAACAATAGGGGAAGTGCACCAATAGCCACTTTGAGGAGCGCTATTTAAAACATAATAGAAAATTTTGAACTTTTATAGATTTAGCTGCTTTAAAATTAACTTTTGACTCGCAACACTACTAGAAAACTGCCTAAAACCGTCCAAAAATACGATCGAAATCGGTCGGAAAATTGAAAAAACCGTCCGATTTTCGGTAAAAAATAGCGGCCGAAGTCGGTCGCAATTTCCGACTGATTTAGGTCGGTAAATTAATTTTCACAAACGACGCAAAAAGACAAAATGCACCGTCTTGGACTCGAACCAGGGTCTGTACTGTGGCAGGATACTATTCTACAACTAGACCATTGGTACATTTTAGTTTAACACTTTCTTTGAATTTATTTATactttttaatttcatttttgtgCGAGAATAGCCGACCGATGGTCGGttttttgaatattaattttaatttattttatatgaaaaaccgaccgatttcggtcggttCTTAAAAAGAAATTTCACGGGATGCTAAAATAGTTTCCCGTATTTTTGCGCCAAAAAAACCCGATCAAGATCGGTCGGTTccgtaaaaaaaattaaaaaacaaaatattttgaaaaaacgACCGACTTCGGTCAGTTTTTCGGTCGACCAAAGTCAATCGGTTGGCCGCAATCGGTTTtgaccgaatttctagtagtgcgGGTCTTAAGTTTCAAAGAATGTCTTAATTGTGAACTTAGAATTTGGATGAGAAGAATAAGTTACATATGTGGATGTTAGTCAAAAAGCGTTGTATAATTAAGATGATTAACTGTGAACTTTCCACCTAATGTTATTATACAAATGACACTTTCTTTAATTAATGAAGAAAATTAATATGAcaatttctttttatgtttctttTCTTTAGTCAGGAACCTTTTTGGATTAAGTGGAAAGAACAAAAGGCGGAAACAAGTTGCAAAATTTAAAATATACAAGGACCCACTAACGGCTTTACATCAACAATCATAGGGCGAACGTAGGTGGGATAACAGTAGCCAAGCCAGAATTTTTACTAAAAGagaatttaaaatattaaaaagagTAAATAAACAAACCAAGAGGATTTAACATTTACTATTTCATGCATACAAGATAATTTTGACCATATATATACGATGTAACTTTTTGGTATAGGGCTTCATCCGAATCATCTTCTGCCCCCGAGCTCCGTCCCTGTGGGATAAGATGCAACCGAACAAATTTAATTATATCTGTCGCTCTTAAGTCTATGTGTAACCTCATTATGTCGACATTGAAGCCAAATAAGGTTTCCCTATGATGAAACATTCAGTCATATTGCCTCAATACCAATAGGAAATGAGTTTAATTTCTATACAGTGTACCTTTTTCTACACTATCAAGTTAAGATGACCAAAAACGATAAGTAATTATTTAAGTTATCTCAATTTGGTAACATGAAATGTAGTAAATAATATTTTATAACTGATTAAAACATTTATACTCTAAAATTATTTACATTATGTGTTAGAcctttaccctataataaaatatctttttGGGTAAGTGCACTTTTTCTCTAGAATTATCCACTCCTTTTTGAACTCTTTACACCAGAAAGGCAAGTAGCATTATGACATATTAGTGGTCTAAGTACCAGTTTGGATTATTAAAGGCTTGTTAATTAGGATTAGGTAACTAATGCTGAGTGGAAATCACTTAGATCTTATCTTCATTACGTATATAAAGTATAATGAAGTTAAAGATTATAATTTTTTTTGGCCTTTATAGAGATTCTTTGAGATTCCATCCAGTTTATGAATCTTACTCCATTTAATTTGTTGCCCTTGAAATTgttaaaatttacattttcgaTGTAAGAGGCTAAACAGGATTAGAACCCCTTTAAAACTTCGAAAACTTGTAGATGATTGATTGAATATCATTAATAATAATGGGGGAAAAACATGTAAATTCCCATTTTAAGTGAAGAAACTAAAAACTATATAtaagaagaaaggaaaaggaaatgCGGTGAGCGTGGATCGAACACGCGACCTTCAGATCTTCAGGATGACGCTCTCCCAACTGAGCTATCCCGCAAGGAATTGTATGCACCAGCCTGGATCGAACCCGGGCCTGTATACCGTGGCAGGGTACAATTCTACCACTAGACCACTGGTGCTTCATGTTTGCTAATTTAACTTGCATAATACTTGTACATTTCCAGAATGTTGGTTTGGTAAATTAATGATCCTTAATAATGATTTATAAATTTCCTACCACTGAAGAATAACTTTGGGTTGATTTAATTGAGGCAATGACCGTTAAAAAAAATTGTGTACATAAACAATTTTACCTACTCTAGCAGACCACATAAATTTATCGTCTATATTCTTCTTGATTAATTTTTCCTATTAATAACAATTATTTCCAGAAGAACTGTACAACGAACTATATATAATTTTTCCAAGTCTACCGCAATCCCACACTAGTGACATAAATAGAATTGTTTGTTCTCTGCATTCCTTGAGCTTGACCTTTACCTGCTCTTGCCTTCTCGAGCCTTGCTCGTCGTGCAGCTTCCTGGATACGACGATCGTGCTCTTTCAGCATTTGATCCACTTTATTCGGTTGAACAAGTAGTGGACCAGAAAAATGGATTTGGTTTGCCTTGTGACCATGTCCATgcttcataaaataaaaaagatcTAGATAAGAATCCCATCATACATTCATACTAGAATTCAATTCACACTACAAGAAAGAAACCAAAATGCTATTTACTGACTGCATGGTTGTTGCATCAGATGACGGATCcaagtggcaacaacaacaaccacccagtataatcccactggGTTTTGGGAgcgtagtgtgtatgcagactttacccctacctcAGGGGGTAGAggggctgtttccgatagaccctccgCTCAAGAATACGAATCCAAGTGAACGAAACAACTTTATAATTGATAACTATCACAATGTAAAGGGATTTGTGGACGCAAACATATTTAATTTCATCGACGAACATTTAAGTGTAACTATAAGTGAGGGATGTGAAGTTTCAGCACCTTCTAAATCACTTTGTAACAAAATATGGCGATAAAAGATTATCTTAATTCCTGCCTACGCACTCAGAATTCAAGTCCTTTAAGGTCATTAAAGTTTTTACGACCTCCTTTTTTAACAAGTTATGATGCTTATAAGACTTACCAGATTTGATTCTTTGACGCTGGCCCTTCCATTGTCAAATTGACGAGAACCAGCAGGGTTTTGCATATGACGCTTCTGATCCTGCTTCCTTGGGTGTTCATCAAGCAAGCGTACTGGCCTTTCTATTTGATGGGCAGATTCCAGATGTGAAACAGCAAATCGATCTCGAGTATCACAGGCCACAACTGACCTAGATGCTACTAAACTGGATAACTTTGATAAGTCGGGTCTATTGGAACCAACAGAAATATCATGATCATATTTCTTCCCAGATTTTACCCACCCAAATCCTGGAGCTAGAGGTCCTGAATGAGAGAATCTCTCTGAAAGATTCTCCAAGTGATCTCTGCCTGTTTCTTTGCTTGGTTGTGATGGTCTATGAGGATTGTTTGGAAAACCAGAAGCAGCTCCCTTGTGGCGATTGAACTGCTCAGATTGGCTCTTAGGATTTGAACTGCTCTGCCTCCTCTGTTTCAAGGTACGAGTATTACTTGACAACCAAACAGTGTCTGAATCATATAGATTGACAACTCAAGTATAATCATACTTGCACACAAGTATGGCTGAAGAGAAGGTTAAGCTTTAATGCAAAAGAGTCATCACATGTCAAATGCCTTCAGAATATTAGTGAATGGGGATCTTATTCATTCATTTTTAAGTTTGTTTACATGAGCTATACCTAACCTACTCAAAAGATTCCAAATGGTAAATATTTCTTTGAAGCAATGAAAACAAGATAGACAGGTGGGAAAAAGATGCTTAATACATAAAGGTGGGAAAAAGTTTAAAGAAGTGTTCAAAAAATGCATTGCTAAAGTACCGGTGAAGGTAATATCCAAATTCATTTCATATTAATGACACCATTTTCCCACCAGAAgaaaacttagtagagtctgaaacAACTGCCACAAGTTAGATATTTCCAAACTTTTGGTAGAATAAAACTAGTAGAACAAAATAACAGTTTCATTTTTTATGCATTTCATCTTCCACAACAATTACCATGGCTCTAATCCACATAAATTGGAGTCGGTTGTATGAATCCTCAATATTTGTTCCGCTCCAAATTACAATGGTGATTTATAAGCTTGGCTTTCAGGTGTTCAGAGGAATGAGATTTTATCTCAAAACTTCCTAATTCACTGCAAGCCCATTACCATTTAACTAACCTCTAACAAGATGatacaacaacaaccacccagtgAGTTCCCGGggagggtagagaggctgtttccgaaagaccctcgctTCAAGAAAACGAGATGATATATTGAAGAATTGTGATTATCTGGCTTCCTTTGGTCTTTAACATCTTGCATTAAGTAAACATGTATCAAGTTGAATACCAAACAATTAAACCATACTTCAATACCTGCATTGACCTAGCCAACTCGGCATTAGCATCAGGTGCTGGGACAACGCGAACTTCTTTCAATCCTCTTGTATGCCCATCACCAACTTGGCTCTTCACTCCTGCAGCTCCTTGCCTGCAGAAAACAATTCAGACAACTATTATAATTTATTACATATCCTTTGATActtaaaaaaggaaaatgttgtgTAATACAAATGTTAAATCTCTAAGAAATAACGTAATTGGATAAACAAACTAAAGTTTCTCAGTGCAAGCAAGCTATGAAACCAACTAAGGAAGTGCCACTACACAATACGACTGTTGCAGACATCTAAAGATTTTCAAAACAACGATGAATTTCTCGATAGAAATGAAACATTTTCTCACACAATGATATATAGACCAAAATTATGCAATACAAACACAGTTCTAGTTCCTCAACAGGAAAGGTATCTTAAAACTATTTACCTTCGAGCTTCCTCTTCCCGCAGTTTTGCATCAATTTCCTTACTGGGAGGGTACTTCGGCAAACTTGAAGGATCACAAGGCAATGGCTTTGTGATGAAGAACTGTATAAGGACAACTTTGTTAATCAGGAAAATGTTTGAACAACTTTATTACGCCACAATTAATGCAATGCACCTTGAAGAAATGCATTGAATGACTTCGACGGACAAAATGAAACAATTATAGCTGAGCATCACTTAAAATGAAACAATATGCCTCCAGCTACCAGGAGCTATATCACTACTACATTTCAAATTTCAGTTCTTTTTTATAGGTAAATTTCAGTTTTACGACATAACCTCACAAAGTTTACTACGAAGGATACTTCTTGTGTAGATTTGAAAGTATTAAAGGTTATCCAACACATAAAGATTGAAACATTCTATTAACTAAAGATATCCACCACTCCACCAAACTTGCTAGTATGAACCAATATGCCAAAATATATAAGCACACATAACCATTATCGTAGAAATCaactataaaagaaaaaaggtgaGAAGAAAGAGATAGTGACTGAAGTAGATAGCCATCAGTAAGCTAATTGACATGGATCATGGAGCAACAGACAACAAGTAATTGCAGAAGGAGAAAAAAAGGGTTCTAACTGCACATGTTTCTCTTAGCTGGGACTTAGTAATCAGTGGAAAGATGCTCATAAATACTCTTAAGTAAGGTCGATCGTTGCTTAAatccaaatttattattttttatctatATGTATTATTTACTCCACGCGCCCCATTTTACGTGACACTCCTTTTTAGTCTGTCACAAAAAATTGACATTTTTCTATTTTGGAAACATTTAATCATGCTATCCCTATTATTGTAACCTTACTAACCAGACTGGTTGGAAACTCCATTTGATATAAAAGCTGATCTTTTACCATGACAGAGAAAGATGAAGGGACACTTGGAACTATTACCAACTCTCAATAATTAATTTGCATATGTTTAGCTAGTAGGTCAAAAGTGTTTCTTtatttcttaaactccgtgtcccGTCTAACATTTCACATAAAATGAGTCTTATGGAGTATTACAATTTTGAAAGCAACATGCACAAGTTGAGATGGCCGAGTTGGTCTAAGGCGCCAGATTAAGGTTCTGGTCCGAAAGGGCATGGGTTCAAATCCCACTCTCAACAAATATCGTGTTTTCATGGTGGTTGAGGAGTTCTCTCCAGACTACTAGGTCAAGGGTTCAATGCTGGTAAACAGTCACATAATTTTTTGAAAGCAACTCATCATCACGAATATTATATTGTGCTTTATAGAATAGATATCACAGAAAAATCACATTCATACTCCTAGAAACAAATTGGCCTCAATCTTTCCCTTTGATATTTCTAACAATTAGGACAAAAACCTGCATGTCATTTGACAATAAGCATGCAAGATTCAGTCTTCACTTTTGATAGAATATTGTTGACAGACTAGACTACAGATCACCAAACTACGATTGATGGTATAAACAGACGGACAAAGAAAAATCAGggaggaagaaagaaaatacctCGCTCTCAAGAGCACCGCCAGCTGTTCCCCTAAGTTCAGGATCTATAGAAAGTAATGTGTCCAATAACCTCACGGCAGATGAAGGAAGATCCTTAAAGGTTTCTCCAATACGCCGTCTGTAAGGATGTATTGGCTTAAATGCTGTTGAATgatgtaatttttcttttttccagtAATCCTCAGATGGTGAACCACAAAGCTTAAAAATTTTATGCAGCTGCTCTACCTAAAAGGAGGAAGCAATTCATGCATCTAAGATCCAAAAAAATAAGGTCCATACGCAGCAGAAACACACAGGTAAATTAATCAGGCATAAGTCACTTAagaaagaaatgagacatttcCAGTGGACGAAAAAGAGCATTTAAGAACCAAAAAGTGCAAAATACGTCATGAAATTTAGGTTTTACACATACAGAAATGTCAAAATTGCAGCTTCAAAAGCTCTCTTGAAGCCCCACTACCAATCACCAAACACAAGAAAATTTAATACACAGTGAGGAACAACCTTAAAGATGCTAACACATACTGTGACTCTTACAGCCCCTTTTTGGCAACATGAAAACAGAGAAGAGAAATATAAAATGAAATAGAAGACTCAATCATACTGGCCAATCTAATAATAGGTTATGAGTTGTTATATACAGGTATTATTTTAGGAAGTGGCGCtcaaatccgaattacaaccttTTCATTTTCTGTACCCCTAAACTCTTCTATTTGGatccatttttgcttttaaaaaaagAAACGTCATTAGAGCTAAATAACAAGTCAGTAACTCCGCAAAGGTCAATTTAAACCTTTTTAATATAATAGGAAAATCACAAGTTCACTAGGCACGATAGACAAACCAGGTATGACCTAAAGTTTAGTACTGAGATCAGTCTTGCCTCCCGCTTGTGGCCCCCACCTACTTCATTTAAAATACCTAGTTATTTACTTTCCAAATTGCAGTAACATTTCCAAAATGGAGGCATAAACAAGAAGGTATAGCGAGTATCATGCACaagtaaaaataagaaaaagaaaatatattagtACTTTAGTATATACCTCTGTTCTACCAGGCATGATGGGCTTGCCGGCATATAATTCTCCAAGTATGCAACCACTACTCCATAAATCTACAGCGACTCCATAATGACTTGCTCCAAGTAAGAGCTCGGGTGGTCGATACCAAAGAGTCACAACACGGCTTGTCAATGGAACACTTTGCTTATGATCAAAGAAGGTTGCTAAgccaaaatctgcaattttcaAGATGCCGTGATTGTCAATTAGAAGATTTGAACCTTTGATGTCCCGATGCAAAACACCCCGACTATGGCAATGATCAAGTCCACTAAGAAGCTGCTGCATATAACATTTCATCTATGAAAGACAAAATAAAGTCAGAAACTAGTTTTCTAGATCGACTGAAAAGCTGAGATAGCTAATTCATTCGTATGAAATTACGGATTAAAGAATAATCAAGGATCCCTGGAAAAACACCTGTGGTTCTGTAAATTTGATATCAGGAACAGATGCCAGTCCAGTAAGATCATGTTCCATGTACTCAAAGACAAGGTACAAACTGCAAGATGATCTTGATGTAACCAAGCCTTCCAATTTGATAATATTCGGATGATCAAGCCTACGCAAAATTACTATCTCTCTTGCCATAAATTTGACACTTTCAGGATCCATATTATCAAACCTCACTCTT
Coding sequences:
- the LOC104248052 gene encoding probable serine/threonine-protein kinase At1g54610; translation: MGCVCGKPSLAAKDRRDVQKKRDFTKGANVASRAPRAISSKREESFRVKDMLENGDVKLGLIDRKNNGSRRVRDDHYEQIKEKLGLIVNGGPGYGVVPKALEGELVTVGWPSWLAAVAGEAINGWLPRKADTFEKLDKIGQGTYSSVYKARDLVNDKVVALKRVRFDNMDPESVKFMAREIVILRRLDHPNIIKLEGLVTSRSSCSLYLVFEYMEHDLTGLASVPDIKFTEPQMKCYMQQLLSGLDHCHSRGVLHRDIKGSNLLIDNHGILKIADFGLATFFDHKQSVPLTSRVVTLWYRPPELLLGASHYGVAVDLWSSGCILGELYAGKPIMPGRTEVEQLHKIFKLCGSPSEDYWKKEKLHHSTAFKPIHPYRRRIGETFKDLPSSAVRLLDTLLSIDPELRGTAGGALESEFFITKPLPCDPSSLPKYPPSKEIDAKLREEEARRQGAAGVKSQVGDGHTRGLKEVRVVPAPDANAELARSMQRRQSSSNPKSQSEQFNRHKGAASGFPNNPHRPSQPSKETGRDHLENLSERFSHSGPLAPGFGWVKSGKKYDHDISVGSNRPDLSKLSSLVASRSVVACDTRDRFAVSHLESAHQIERPVRLLDEHPRKQDQKRHMQNPAGSRQFDNGRASVKESNLHGHGHKANQIHFSGPLLVQPNKVDQMLKEHDRRIQEAARRARLEKARAGKGQAQGMQRTNNSIYVTSVGLR